In a genomic window of Roseiflexus castenholzii DSM 13941:
- a CDS encoding acetyl-CoA C-acyltransferase family protein produces the protein MINGRDVVVLSGVRTPIGNFGGSLKDQPPSELAAQVVREAVKRAGVEPAEIGQVVFGNIIHTDGHDHYLARVAGVKGGLPVDVPALTLNRLCGSGLQAIISAAQTIMLGDTDAAVAGGAESMSRSPYWAHAMRWGARMNDVAMVDVMVAALSDPFDDVHMGVTAENIARKWEITREDQDALAVESHKRAAAAIAEGRFKDQIVPIEIKVKGGTQLFDTDESVRPDTTLEKLAKLRPVFQKDGTVTAGNASSINDAAAAVVLMERSVAEQRGYKPIGRLVGYSVVGVDPKYMGIGPVPAVRKVLERTGLTINDIDVFEVNEAFAAQALAVIRDLELPMEKVNPNGSGISLGHPIGATGAILTVKALYELHRTGGRYACVTMCIGGGQGIAAIFERI, from the coding sequence ATGATCAATGGACGCGACGTGGTAGTGCTAAGCGGTGTGCGCACTCCCATCGGCAATTTTGGCGGCAGTCTCAAGGATCAACCGCCAAGCGAATTGGCGGCGCAGGTCGTGCGCGAGGCGGTGAAGCGCGCTGGCGTCGAACCGGCAGAAATCGGGCAGGTTGTGTTCGGCAACATCATTCACACCGACGGGCACGACCATTATCTGGCGCGGGTTGCCGGCGTGAAAGGAGGGCTGCCGGTGGACGTTCCGGCGCTGACGCTGAATCGTCTGTGTGGCAGCGGGTTGCAGGCGATTATCTCGGCAGCACAGACAATCATGCTCGGCGATACCGACGCTGCCGTGGCCGGCGGCGCCGAGTCGATGAGCCGCAGTCCATACTGGGCGCACGCGATGCGCTGGGGGGCGCGGATGAACGATGTCGCCATGGTCGATGTGATGGTCGCTGCGCTGAGCGATCCGTTCGACGATGTGCATATGGGGGTGACTGCTGAGAATATCGCGCGTAAATGGGAGATTACCCGTGAGGATCAGGATGCGCTGGCAGTCGAGAGCCACAAACGCGCAGCAGCAGCCATTGCTGAAGGGCGCTTCAAGGATCAGATCGTCCCGATCGAGATCAAAGTCAAGGGCGGTACGCAACTGTTCGATACCGACGAAAGCGTTCGTCCCGACACGACTCTGGAGAAACTTGCCAAACTGCGCCCGGTCTTCCAGAAGGATGGCACTGTTACTGCGGGCAATGCGTCGAGCATCAACGATGCAGCGGCTGCGGTGGTACTGATGGAGCGCAGCGTCGCCGAGCAGCGCGGCTACAAGCCGATAGGGCGACTGGTCGGCTACAGCGTCGTCGGCGTCGATCCCAAGTATATGGGCATTGGTCCGGTTCCGGCGGTGCGCAAGGTGCTGGAGCGGACCGGGCTGACCATCAATGATATTGATGTCTTCGAGGTCAATGAAGCATTTGCAGCGCAGGCGCTGGCAGTGATCCGCGACCTCGAACTGCCGATGGAGAAAGTCAATCCGAACGGCAGCGGCATCTCGCTTGGTCATCCGATTGGCGCCACCGGCGCGATTCTGACGGTCAAGGCGCTCTATGAACTGCACCGCACCGGTGGTCGCTATGCCTGTGTCACCATGTGCATCGGCGGTGGGCAGGGCATCGCCGCGATTTTCGAGCGGATATAA